One Verrucomicrobiota bacterium JB022 genomic region harbors:
- a CDS encoding NEW3 domain-containing protein, which translates to MSKMILLSLYRSRARLAGFGLLGLLAPGMVSAAAPLVGTRIGNQASATYTDQSNTTRTATSNTVTTVVLQQAGLVLTQDNTRSVSPGGTLFFPHTVTNTGNGNDTYTLTTGNIDVTNLDGNLANVRIYADRNQDGQPDDLGSPITSTGDMTAGESFYLVIGVTVPGTADSGDTASLQITATSTYTGTINATNTDTIRVSGDAVVTVVKSIDTAQGKPGTTPITYTLTYTNTGNTTATDVEIIDILPAGLTYVAGTGRSSLTGSTVLTDDDTDGAQGTSPNGVDYGYDLATDTITVRLESIRPGLSGSISFQVSVDTDIAPQRIFNTATYQYNPGTGTVEGPFNTNRPPFDVLPEPAVALLGDTVANARPGDTVKFSNVLTNNGTTTDTFDMTFVTASSTFPAGTTFKFFQQDGNTPMVDSNNNGIPDTGPVNSRLAGGNTYTVVVQATLPTSVASSGPFSIQKRATGSVIDSDTGTTATAVATDTLTAIIPPSVDLTNAAVGQDPDDGAGDGVGVTDGDDFTTNPGRTVVIPLTVENEGSIVDTYDLSVDAGTIPAGWTVALRRSAGGAIVSNSGTLQPPTVDDGEFFQYVAEVTVPAGQSPGDYNITFRASSPVSAASDTLINTVTVNTYREISLVSDNSGQVFPGGSVVYSHLLTNLGNVPEAVGGTSDITLGLSDTEAGKGWTSVVIYDANNNGIADASDPIISSLPSVDAATFTSLGKVGSATSQVRLFVKVFAPLGVPNNAMNITTITATPSGTVNSIVAPAVVSNGDTTTVVVGDLAIVKEQALDADNNGVADGAYTQLDLQALPGQSIIYRITVTNTGSADATNIVIYDTTPVGTSYAGGLGGAAVAQTDVGSVGLSPADGAKGSLEFEVGTLAPGTSAIVSFGVTIDQ; encoded by the coding sequence ATGAGCAAAATGATTCTTCTCTCGCTCTACCGAAGCCGGGCTCGTCTCGCCGGTTTTGGTCTTCTCGGCCTGTTGGCACCCGGAATGGTGTCGGCAGCTGCTCCGCTGGTCGGGACGCGGATTGGTAACCAGGCCTCCGCCACCTATACGGACCAATCGAATACTACCCGCACGGCGACCTCCAATACGGTTACGACCGTGGTGCTCCAGCAGGCTGGTTTGGTGCTCACGCAAGACAACACCCGCTCCGTCTCGCCCGGTGGCACGTTGTTCTTCCCGCACACGGTGACCAACACCGGTAACGGCAACGACACCTACACGCTGACGACCGGTAACATCGACGTCACCAACCTCGACGGTAATCTGGCCAACGTCCGCATCTATGCCGACCGCAATCAGGACGGCCAGCCGGACGATCTCGGCTCGCCGATCACCAGCACGGGCGACATGACCGCCGGCGAGTCGTTCTACCTCGTCATCGGCGTCACCGTCCCCGGCACCGCCGACAGCGGCGACACCGCCAGCCTCCAGATCACGGCCACCTCGACCTACACCGGGACGATCAACGCGACCAATACCGACACCATCCGCGTGTCGGGCGACGCCGTCGTCACCGTGGTCAAGTCGATCGACACGGCCCAAGGCAAGCCGGGCACCACGCCCATCACCTATACGCTGACTTACACCAACACCGGTAACACGACCGCGACCGACGTCGAAATCATCGACATCCTGCCGGCCGGCCTTACCTACGTGGCGGGCACCGGTCGCTCCAGCCTCACCGGCTCCACCGTCTTGACCGACGACGATACCGACGGCGCCCAAGGCACCAGCCCGAACGGCGTGGACTACGGCTACGACCTCGCGACCGACACCATCACGGTGCGTCTCGAATCGATCCGCCCGGGCCTCTCCGGCAGCATCAGCTTCCAGGTCTCCGTCGACACCGACATCGCTCCCCAGCGCATTTTCAACACGGCGACGTATCAATACAACCCTGGCACCGGCACGGTGGAAGGCCCGTTCAATACGAACCGCCCGCCCTTCGACGTGTTGCCCGAGCCGGCCGTCGCCCTCCTGGGCGACACCGTGGCCAACGCGCGCCCCGGCGACACCGTCAAGTTCAGCAACGTGCTGACCAACAACGGCACCACGACCGACACCTTCGACATGACGTTCGTGACCGCCTCCAGCACCTTCCCGGCCGGCACGACGTTCAAGTTCTTCCAGCAAGACGGCAACACGCCGATGGTGGACAGCAATAACAACGGTATCCCGGACACGGGCCCCGTGAACAGTCGCCTCGCCGGTGGCAACACCTACACCGTCGTGGTGCAGGCCACCTTGCCCACCAGCGTCGCCAGCTCCGGCCCGTTCTCCATCCAGAAGCGTGCCACCGGCTCCGTGATCGACTCCGATACCGGCACGACCGCCACTGCGGTTGCGACCGACACGCTGACCGCGATCATCCCCCCCTCCGTCGACTTGACCAATGCCGCCGTGGGTCAAGACCCCGACGATGGCGCCGGCGACGGCGTGGGCGTGACCGATGGTGACGACTTTACCACCAACCCGGGCCGCACCGTCGTGATCCCGCTGACGGTGGAGAATGAAGGCTCGATCGTGGACACCTACGACCTGAGCGTCGACGCCGGCACCATCCCGGCTGGCTGGACGGTGGCGCTCCGCCGCTCCGCCGGTGGCGCTATCGTGAGCAACTCCGGCACGCTGCAGCCCCCGACCGTCGACGACGGCGAGTTCTTCCAGTATGTGGCCGAAGTGACCGTCCCTGCCGGCCAGTCGCCGGGTGATTACAACATCACCTTCCGCGCGTCCTCGCCGGTTTCGGCTGCCTCCGACACGCTGATCAACACCGTGACGGTCAACACCTACCGCGAAATCTCGCTCGTGAGCGACAATTCCGGCCAGGTCTTCCCGGGCGGCTCGGTCGTCTACTCTCACCTGCTCACCAACCTCGGCAACGTGCCCGAGGCAGTCGGCGGCACCAGCGACATCACGCTGGGCCTCTCCGACACGGAAGCCGGCAAGGGCTGGACCTCCGTCGTGATCTACGACGCCAATAACAACGGTATCGCCGACGCGAGCGACCCGATCATCTCCAGCCTGCCCAGCGTCGACGCTGCGACGTTTACCTCGCTTGGCAAGGTCGGCTCGGCCACCAGCCAGGTCCGCCTGTTTGTGAAGGTGTTCGCGCCTCTCGGCGTGCCGAACAACGCGATGAACATTACGACGATCACCGCCACGCCCTCGGGCACGGTCAACAGCATCGTCGCGCCCGCCGTCGTCTCCAACGGCGACACCACCACCGTGGTCGTGGGTGACTTGGCGATCGTGAAGGAGCAAGCCCTCGATGCCGACAACAACGGGGTTGCCGATGGCGCCTACACGCAGCTCGACCTGCAGGCCCTGCCGGGTCAGTCGATCATCTACCGCATAACCGTGACCAACACGGGCTCGGCCGATGCGACGAACATCGTGATCTACGACACCACGCCGGTCGGCACCAGCTATGCCGGTGGCCTTGGCGGTGCGGCCGTCGCCCAGACGGACGTCGGCTCGGTCGGCCTCAGCCCGGCCGACGGCGCGAAGGGCTCCCTCGAATTCGAGGTGGGCACGCTCGCTCCCGGCACTTCGGCCATCGTCAGCTTCGGCGTCACGATCGACCAGTAA
- a CDS encoding sigma 54-interacting transcriptional regulator, with product MPVAHTCQSEGCRLAREGPSLEMLNRSMGVSCRSVLELGLLFAVSQSLENSFDLAEIVRPALRRMQDFMGLERGTIALLNRDTGGLLLAEAVGLPRNLAPQDYLGLIKPQLERAVEKLEPVVIPKFHQWAMEVTDKPKVVEALQLDQQTGLLCVPLKYQEKAVGTLSIERRHSPDIGWEADLRLMTMIASMVAQAAHLRQDTAEQIQSLRQENSRLQEAIANDFRPKGMIGSSSLMRTVYYHIDQVAHSVTTVLIRGESGTGKELVAKALHEKSKRARRPFVKFNCAALPDSIIESELFGHEKGAFTGALAMRKGRFETADGGTIFLDEIGDISPTTQVKLLRVLQEKEFERVGSQETRRVDVRVIAATSRNLEDMMAKGQFREDLYYRLNVFPIYVPPLRERKCDILLLADHFIERYAERQGVAPMRISSAAIDLLTSYFWPGNVRELENCIERAVLLSKGQSIKAHHLPPTLQKKSATESNDHATIEEAIQAVEREMIIDALKDTKSNMAEAARRLGLTERKMGLRVKKYDIDLTRYK from the coding sequence ATGCCAGTTGCTCATACCTGCCAGTCCGAAGGATGCAGACTTGCCCGCGAAGGGCCTTCGCTCGAAATGCTCAATCGCTCGATGGGCGTCAGCTGTCGCTCAGTGCTCGAGCTCGGCCTGCTCTTCGCCGTCAGCCAGTCGCTTGAAAACAGCTTCGACCTCGCCGAAATCGTCCGGCCCGCCCTTCGCCGCATGCAAGACTTTATGGGGCTGGAGCGCGGGACGATTGCCCTCCTCAACCGCGACACCGGCGGCCTCCTCCTGGCCGAAGCAGTAGGGCTGCCGCGCAACCTCGCGCCGCAGGACTACCTCGGGCTGATCAAGCCCCAGCTTGAGCGTGCGGTCGAAAAGCTTGAGCCGGTCGTCATTCCCAAGTTTCACCAATGGGCGATGGAGGTGACGGACAAGCCCAAGGTGGTCGAGGCTCTGCAGCTCGATCAGCAGACGGGCCTGCTCTGCGTGCCCCTCAAATATCAGGAGAAGGCCGTCGGCACGCTCAGCATCGAGCGGCGCCATAGCCCCGACATCGGGTGGGAAGCCGACCTGCGCCTGATGACGATGATCGCCTCCATGGTGGCCCAGGCCGCCCATCTCCGCCAGGACACGGCGGAGCAAATTCAAAGCCTGCGCCAGGAAAATTCGCGCCTGCAGGAAGCCATCGCCAACGACTTCCGGCCCAAGGGCATGATCGGATCGTCGAGCCTTATGCGCACGGTCTACTACCACATCGACCAAGTTGCCCACAGCGTCACCACGGTGCTCATCCGCGGCGAGAGCGGCACGGGTAAGGAGCTGGTGGCCAAGGCCCTGCACGAGAAGAGCAAGCGGGCCCGCAGACCCTTCGTGAAGTTCAACTGCGCGGCCCTGCCGGATTCGATTATCGAGAGCGAACTCTTCGGCCACGAAAAAGGAGCCTTTACGGGAGCCCTCGCCATGCGCAAAGGGCGCTTCGAGACGGCCGACGGCGGTACCATCTTCCTCGACGAAATCGGCGACATCTCTCCCACGACCCAAGTCAAGCTCCTGCGCGTGCTCCAGGAAAAGGAATTCGAGCGTGTCGGCAGCCAGGAGACCCGCCGGGTCGATGTGCGCGTAATTGCTGCTACCTCCCGCAACCTCGAAGACATGATGGCCAAGGGCCAGTTTCGGGAAGACTTGTATTACCGGCTCAACGTCTTTCCCATTTACGTGCCCCCGCTGCGGGAGCGCAAGTGCGACATCCTGCTGCTCGCCGATCACTTCATCGAGCGCTACGCCGAGCGGCAGGGCGTGGCCCCCATGCGCATCTCTTCGGCTGCCATCGACCTGCTGACCAGCTACTTCTGGCCCGGCAACGTGCGCGAGCTGGAGAACTGCATCGAGCGCGCCGTCCTCCTCTCCAAAGGCCAGTCGATCAAGGCGCACCACCTGCCGCCGACCCTGCAAAAGAAGTCTGCCACCGAATCCAACGACCACGCCACAATCGAGGAAGCCATCCAGGCGGTTGAGCGCGAGATGATTATCGACGCCCTCAAGGACACCAAGAGCAACATGGCCGAAGCCGCCCGCCGCCTCGGCTTGACTGAGCGCAAAATGGGCCTGCGGGTCAAGAAATACGACATCGACCTGACCCGCTACAAGTAA
- the nifH gene encoding nitrogenase iron protein, which translates to MRKVAIYGKGGIGKSTTTQNTVAALAEMGKKVMVVGCDPKADSTRLLLGGLAQRSVLDTLREEGEDVELDDIRSGGYCDSLCVESGGPEPGVGCAGRGIITSINMLEQLGAYDEDQQLDYVFYDVLGDVVCGGFAMPIREGKAEEIYIVCSGEMMAMYAANNISKGILKFAQTGVVRLGGLICNSRNCDREAEMIEEFAKRLGTQMIHFVPRDNDVQRAEINRKTVIDWNPNCGQADEYRALARKIDANTLKVVPTPLHIEELESLLMEYGLFK; encoded by the coding sequence ATGCGCAAGGTTGCCATTTATGGCAAAGGCGGCATCGGAAAATCGACCACCACACAGAACACGGTCGCCGCGCTCGCGGAAATGGGCAAAAAAGTCATGGTCGTTGGTTGCGACCCAAAGGCGGACTCGACCCGCCTGCTGCTGGGCGGCCTCGCCCAGCGCTCCGTGCTCGACACCCTCCGCGAAGAGGGCGAAGACGTCGAACTGGACGATATCCGCAGCGGCGGCTATTGCGACAGCTTGTGCGTCGAATCGGGCGGCCCGGAGCCGGGTGTCGGCTGCGCCGGTCGCGGCATCATCACCTCCATCAACATGCTGGAACAGTTGGGGGCCTATGACGAAGACCAGCAGCTCGATTACGTGTTTTACGACGTGCTCGGCGACGTGGTTTGCGGCGGGTTCGCCATGCCGATCCGCGAAGGCAAGGCCGAAGAAATCTACATCGTCTGCTCTGGCGAGATGATGGCGATGTATGCGGCCAACAACATCTCCAAGGGCATCCTGAAGTTTGCCCAGACGGGAGTCGTGCGCCTCGGCGGCCTCATCTGCAACAGCCGTAACTGCGACCGCGAAGCCGAGATGATCGAGGAGTTCGCGAAGCGCCTGGGCACGCAGATGATCCACTTCGTCCCGCGCGACAACGATGTGCAACGGGCCGAGATCAACCGCAAGACGGTGATCGACTGGAACCCGAACTGCGGCCAGGCCGACGAGTATCGCGCCCTGGCCCGCAAGATCGACGCGAACACCCTCAAGGTGGTCCCCACCCCGCTCCATATCGAGGAGCTGGAAAGCCTGTTGATGGAATACGGCCTGTTCAAATAG
- a CDS encoding nitrogenase component I subunit alpha yields MLEIYPKKTQRKRGKQLLVNETPATPAEIGANSRTVPGIVTQRGCSYAGCKGVVIGPIYDILHITHGPIGCGFYSWLSRRNKTRIRKPGETDYLQYSMSTDMQENHIVFGGEKLLKQAIQEAYDEFKPKAISVYATCPVGLIGDDIHTVCRQMKEELGINVFGFSCEGYKGVSQSAGHHIANNGVFKHMIGLDDTPIEAKYKINILGEYNIGGDAWEIERIFALCGIDIIGTLSGGVSYDDICNCHMADLNVVMCHRSINYMAEMMETKFGIPWFKVNFIGLEGTKKSLRKIAQYFGDKELIDRVEEVIAAEMMEVRPVLDDVRKRTTGKKAALFVGGSRAHHYQDLFEDMHMKVFAAGYEFAHRDDYEGRDVLPNIKIDADTRNIEEIHVEADPERYNLRQTQDRKKSLEESGFNFSDYEGMMRQMKKDTLVIDDISHHELEQLIEMYHPDVIGSGIKDKYVIEKMGVPCKQLHSYDYGGPYAGFKGAINFYKEIDRMTSTKVWQLARAPWHVADDAAAPEAATASATA; encoded by the coding sequence ATGCTGGAAATCTACCCGAAGAAGACTCAGCGCAAACGCGGCAAGCAATTGCTCGTCAACGAAACGCCTGCCACCCCGGCCGAGATCGGGGCCAACAGCCGCACTGTGCCCGGCATCGTCACCCAGCGCGGGTGTTCTTACGCCGGTTGCAAAGGGGTGGTGATTGGGCCGATCTACGACATCCTTCACATCACCCACGGGCCCATCGGCTGCGGGTTTTACAGCTGGCTGTCGCGCCGTAACAAGACGCGGATCCGCAAGCCGGGCGAGACGGACTACCTCCAGTACTCCATGTCGACCGACATGCAGGAAAACCATATCGTCTTCGGCGGGGAAAAGCTGCTGAAGCAGGCGATCCAGGAGGCTTACGACGAGTTCAAGCCCAAGGCGATCTCCGTTTACGCCACCTGCCCGGTCGGCCTGATCGGGGACGACATCCACACGGTGTGTCGCCAGATGAAGGAGGAACTCGGCATCAACGTCTTCGGCTTCTCCTGCGAGGGCTACAAGGGCGTAAGCCAGTCCGCCGGCCACCACATTGCCAACAACGGGGTGTTCAAGCACATGATCGGTCTGGACGACACGCCGATCGAGGCCAAATACAAGATCAACATCCTCGGTGAATACAACATCGGCGGGGATGCCTGGGAGATCGAGCGAATCTTCGCCCTCTGCGGGATCGACATCATCGGCACGCTCTCCGGCGGCGTCAGCTACGACGACATCTGCAACTGCCACATGGCAGACCTGAATGTCGTCATGTGCCACCGGTCGATCAACTACATGGCCGAGATGATGGAAACGAAGTTCGGCATCCCGTGGTTCAAGGTCAACTTCATCGGCCTGGAAGGCACCAAGAAGTCGCTCCGCAAGATCGCTCAATACTTTGGCGACAAGGAGTTGATCGACCGGGTGGAAGAAGTGATCGCCGCCGAGATGATGGAGGTGCGCCCGGTGCTGGACGATGTGCGCAAGCGCACGACCGGCAAGAAGGCGGCCCTCTTCGTGGGTGGCAGCCGCGCCCACCACTATCAGGACCTCTTTGAAGACATGCACATGAAGGTGTTCGCCGCCGGCTACGAGTTTGCCCACCGCGACGACTACGAGGGCCGGGATGTGCTGCCCAACATCAAGATCGACGCCGATACGCGCAACATCGAAGAGATCCACGTGGAGGCCGACCCGGAGCGCTACAACCTTCGCCAGACACAGGACCGCAAGAAGTCCCTCGAAGAGAGCGGTTTCAACTTCTCCGACTACGAGGGCATGATGCGCCAGATGAAGAAGGACACCCTGGTGATCGACGACATCTCTCACCACGAGCTGGAGCAGCTGATCGAGATGTATCACCCCGATGTCATCGGCTCGGGCATTAAGGACAAATACGTGATCGAAAAGATGGGCGTGCCCTGCAAGCAGCTCCACTCCTACGACTACGGCGGCCCCTACGCGGGCTTCAAGGGCGCGATCAACTTCTACAAGGAGATCGATCGCATGACATCCACCAAGGTCTGGCAGCTCGCACGCGCCCCGTGGCACGTGGCCGACGATGCAGCCGCCCCCGAGGCCGCCACGGCTTCGGCCACTGCCTGA
- the nifK gene encoding nitrogenase molybdenum-iron protein subunit beta: MLNGTTAEIREREALRINPAKTCQPIGAMYAALGVHGCMPHSHGSQGCCAYHRSHLTRQYKEPVVATTSSFTEGASVFGGLANLTTALENIFTIYDPEIVAVHTTCLSEVIGDDIPLIIKKAREGGKIPEGKTVIHCNTPSFVGSHVSGFAAQCAAFVSYLAESSGQTRNVVNIFPGFVDPSDMREIKRLAQMVGVEYIMAPDASDVLDSPYDGKYHMYPDGGTKVADLKAMGDSFLTVGLGPLASTPAAELLEKKCQVPSKVLELPIGVGATDAYVDALRLAGDTAVPQELERERGRLIDMISDMSQYFHQKKVAIFGDPDHLTSLVGFLVEIGMEPTVVITGTPGKKWERKMKEIVPNAEVRAFSDIHFLHQYIKANPVDLLMGNTYGKLVARAENVPFVRFGFPILDRVGHRAFPLVGYAGAMRLVEQITNAMFDKRDREDAEEDLELVL; the protein is encoded by the coding sequence ATGTTAAACGGAACCACCGCCGAGATCCGCGAGCGCGAAGCCCTGCGGATCAACCCGGCCAAGACTTGCCAGCCGATCGGGGCCATGTATGCCGCCCTCGGCGTCCACGGGTGCATGCCGCACTCCCACGGGTCGCAAGGCTGCTGCGCCTACCACCGCAGCCACCTGACCCGCCAGTACAAGGAGCCCGTCGTCGCCACCACCAGCTCCTTCACCGAAGGCGCCTCGGTCTTCGGCGGCCTCGCCAACCTGACGACCGCCCTGGAGAACATCTTCACGATCTACGACCCGGAGATCGTAGCCGTCCACACCACCTGCCTTTCCGAGGTCATCGGCGACGACATCCCGCTGATCATCAAGAAGGCACGGGAAGGCGGCAAGATCCCCGAAGGCAAGACCGTCATCCACTGCAACACCCCCAGCTTTGTCGGCAGCCACGTCTCCGGCTTTGCCGCCCAATGCGCCGCTTTCGTCAGCTACCTGGCGGAATCGAGCGGGCAGACCCGGAATGTGGTCAACATCTTCCCCGGCTTTGTCGACCCTTCCGACATGCGGGAGATCAAGCGCCTCGCGCAGATGGTCGGCGTCGAATACATCATGGCGCCCGACGCCTCCGACGTGCTCGACTCGCCCTACGATGGCAAATACCACATGTATCCCGATGGCGGCACAAAGGTGGCCGACCTGAAGGCGATGGGCGACAGCTTCCTGACGGTGGGCCTTGGGCCCCTCGCCAGCACCCCCGCCGCGGAGCTGCTGGAAAAGAAGTGCCAGGTGCCGTCCAAGGTCCTCGAATTGCCCATCGGGGTGGGCGCGACCGACGCCTACGTCGATGCCCTGCGCCTGGCCGGTGATACCGCCGTGCCGCAGGAGCTGGAGCGTGAGCGTGGCCGCCTGATCGACATGATCAGCGACATGTCGCAATACTTCCACCAGAAGAAGGTAGCCATCTTCGGCGACCCGGACCACTTGACGAGCCTCGTCGGGTTTCTGGTCGAGATCGGCATGGAGCCGACCGTGGTGATCACCGGCACGCCCGGGAAGAAGTGGGAACGCAAAATGAAGGAGATCGTCCCGAACGCCGAAGTGCGTGCCTTCAGCGACATCCACTTCCTCCACCAGTACATCAAGGCGAACCCGGTCGACCTGCTGATGGGCAATACCTACGGCAAGCTCGTCGCCCGCGCCGAAAATGTGCCCTTCGTCCGGTTCGGTTTCCCGATCCTGGATCGCGTGGGGCACCGTGCGTTCCCCCTCGTGGGCTACGCCGGGGCCATGCGCCTGGTGGAACAGATTACGAACGCAATGTTCGACAAAAGAGACCGCGAAGACGCCGAGGAAGACCTCGAGCTGGTCCTCTGA
- a CDS encoding ferritin encodes MNPRIQAALLEQANHELFAAHSYQALALWCAENAFGGFAEFFRNQAAEEREHADKFLDHLLDRGIYPELGAIEKPRTAYASLIEVAEQAQTLERINSENIRRCYEVALEVKDYDSHSMLLWFISEQVEEEAWAGTMVTLTKRCECPGAQLNLDRHIVKTLASHD; translated from the coding sequence ATGAATCCACGGATCCAAGCCGCGCTGCTGGAGCAAGCCAACCACGAGCTCTTTGCCGCCCATTCCTACCAAGCCCTGGCCCTTTGGTGCGCCGAAAATGCCTTTGGCGGTTTCGCCGAATTTTTCCGCAACCAGGCCGCCGAAGAGCGGGAACACGCCGACAAGTTCCTCGACCACCTGCTCGACCGCGGCATCTACCCCGAGCTGGGCGCGATTGAAAAGCCGCGCACGGCTTACGCCTCGTTGATCGAGGTGGCCGAGCAAGCCCAGACGCTCGAGCGCATCAACTCCGAAAACATCCGCCGCTGCTACGAAGTGGCGCTGGAGGTCAAGGACTACGACTCCCACAGCATGCTGCTCTGGTTCATCAGCGAGCAAGTCGAGGAAGAAGCCTGGGCCGGCACCATGGTGACGCTCACGAAGCGCTGCGAGTGCCCCGGAGCTCAGTTGAACCTCGACCGCCATATCGTCAAGACGCTCGCCAGCCACGACTGA
- the nifE gene encoding nitrogenase iron-molybdenum cofactor biosynthesis protein NifE → MPTVDQSPASIQVLTDREDQVWTKGSGKQFACDRKSTAGSVTQRACAFCGSRVVLYPIADALHIVHGPIGCAVYNWDIRGAQSSGPQLHRNSFSTDLAEKEVVFGGEKKLQASLLELIRYYRPKAAFVYSTCIVGLIGDDVEAVCKTVSRETGIDVIPVDSPGFKGTKKTGYEAACKAAYRLVGTGDTSGISRYSINLLGEFNIAGEAWLIRRYFEQIGIQVVSTITGDGRVDDLRRCHGASLNLVQCSGSMTHLAQLLERDHQIPSHRVSFFGFEDTARALYAAAEFFGDPEIMRKAQELVRSEIATYAPQLKAYKQRLKGKKAALYVGGAFKAFSLVLALRSLGMQTVLAGTQTGNAEDYEQLKAICDPGTVIVDDSNPLELAKFVLEKDVDLFIGGVKERPIAYKLGVAFCDHNHERKIPLAGFEGMLHFAREVAESALSPVWQFAPRRAMRHHQLSTNGGEA, encoded by the coding sequence ATGCCTACCGTCGACCAGTCGCCCGCCTCGATCCAAGTCCTGACCGATCGTGAAGATCAGGTCTGGACCAAAGGCTCCGGCAAGCAGTTTGCCTGCGACCGGAAGAGCACCGCCGGCTCCGTGACCCAACGGGCCTGCGCGTTTTGCGGCTCGCGGGTGGTCCTCTACCCCATTGCGGATGCCTTGCACATCGTGCATGGGCCCATCGGCTGCGCCGTCTACAACTGGGATATCCGGGGCGCGCAGTCGTCCGGCCCGCAACTGCACCGCAACAGTTTCTCGACCGACCTGGCGGAGAAGGAAGTGGTCTTCGGGGGCGAAAAGAAGCTGCAGGCCTCTTTGCTGGAGCTGATCCGCTATTACCGCCCCAAGGCCGCCTTCGTCTACTCCACCTGTATCGTGGGCCTGATCGGAGACGATGTCGAAGCGGTCTGCAAGACCGTCTCGCGCGAGACGGGGATCGACGTGATCCCGGTCGACTCGCCCGGCTTCAAGGGTACCAAGAAGACGGGTTACGAAGCCGCCTGCAAGGCTGCCTACCGGCTGGTGGGTACGGGCGATACCAGCGGCATCTCGCGCTACAGCATCAACCTGCTGGGCGAGTTCAACATCGCGGGCGAGGCCTGGCTGATCCGCCGCTACTTCGAGCAGATCGGCATCCAGGTGGTCTCGACCATCACGGGCGACGGCCGCGTCGACGACTTGCGTCGCTGCCATGGCGCCTCGCTCAATCTCGTGCAGTGCTCGGGCTCGATGACCCACCTCGCGCAGCTGCTGGAGCGCGACCACCAGATCCCGTCGCACCGGGTATCGTTCTTCGGCTTCGAAGACACCGCCCGCGCGCTGTATGCGGCGGCAGAATTTTTCGGCGACCCCGAGATCATGCGCAAGGCCCAGGAGCTGGTGCGCTCAGAGATCGCCACCTACGCCCCGCAGCTCAAGGCCTACAAGCAGCGCTTGAAGGGCAAGAAGGCCGCACTCTACGTCGGCGGCGCCTTCAAGGCCTTTTCGCTGGTGCTCGCCCTGCGCTCGCTGGGGATGCAGACGGTACTTGCTGGCACGCAGACGGGCAATGCGGAGGATTACGAACAGCTAAAGGCGATTTGCGACCCGGGCACGGTGATCGTGGACGACTCCAACCCGCTGGAGCTGGCCAAGTTCGTCCTCGAAAAGGATGTCGACCTCTTTATCGGCGGCGTCAAGGAGCGCCCCATCGCCTACAAGCTGGGGGTCGCCTTCTGCGATCACAACCACGAGCGCAAGATCCCGCTGGCGGGCTTCGAAGGCATGCTCCACTTCGCCCGCGAGGTGGCCGAGAGCGCCTTGAGCCCCGTCTGGCAATTCGCGCCGCGCCGGGCCATGCGCCACCACCAACTTTCGACGAACGGAGGCGAGGCATGA